The DNA window TAAAAATCTATGAAGACTAAAATTTGATATTATATCCCAATATAAACTGTGTTCCGAAAATACTGAAATGTTGAGCATCATAGCTGGATTGCTGATATCGTCCATTGAAAGTAACAGTATTGTAAACTTCATCGTACGTCTTATCCGAAGGCAGATTTCGTAATTCCCATTTTGGTAAAATATTAAAAATGTTCAATACTCCGACATTAATCGTGTTTTTACTATTGATGTTGTAATTGATGGTAAGATCTGTCGTAATTCTGGGCTTAAATCTCAAATAAGATTGTGAACCTGCAGCAGGATCATTCCAGGCAAGGTTAGCTCCCGGCATGCCACTGTTGGCGTAAGTTGCCTTACCAAATAGTGTATTATTAAGCGATAGATTCCATTTTTTAATGGTGTAATCTATTCCGAGAACGGCTTTTAATGAGGGTCTTGAAGTGGTAGCCAGAGCTTCTTCAGTTCTGTTAAATGGAGCCACAAGATTAAGACCATTCAGTTTATCCGAGTTCTTCGTTATTTTAGACTGATTCATATTCATGGCAAGATTTAAGGCAAGCTTTCCTGTAGCCAGATCAATATTTCTGTAGTTGGCCACAAGATCAAGACCTATGGTTCTGGTGTCGACTCCATTAATGAAAAAGCTCGCTGCATTAACTGTTGTTACTCCTATACTGCTTAAAGGATCCAGAATAGTAGCTTTATCACTCATTCTGGAACTTAGTAAAATGCGGTCATATACCTTGATCAGATATCCATCAAGAGTTATTGAGAAGTTTTTATTGGGTTGAATGCCTAGTCCCAAAGTGAAATTAAGTGACTTTTCTGCATCTAACTTCGGGATACCAATTGCCTTAGCTTCTTTACCTACATTATTGAAAAGTCCTTCTGATACGATCTTTCCATTATTAAAAACATTCTGAATTGTTGAAAGATAGACCTGCTGAAGACTTGGCGCACGGAAACCTGTAGATACAGATCCTCGCGCTACCAGTTTTTTTCCTATAATATTTTGTCTGGCACTCACTTTCCAAACTAACGCATTCCCAAAATCGCTGAAATTCTCAAAACGTGCTGTGGCATTGAATGTGGTTGCTTCAGAAATATCAAAAGCTGCATCTGCATATATTCCGATGTTATATCTGGAGAAAACACCTGAATTTTCCTGTGATAGTCCCGGAAACGAAATGGAACCCGTCTGATAATACGAAGCCGGGTCACCTGCATAGATTTCGTATTCTTCTCTTCTCGCTTCAGAACCAAATGCAAGGGCA is part of the Chryseobacterium lactis genome and encodes:
- a CDS encoding TonB-dependent receptor plug domain-containing protein; protein product: MMKTNSNAAAAFLLCTIGLVKAQEKDSATSKKLDEVVMVGTRTAPRSSISTPLPIDNIDAAIIQSSGHSSVGQALQYRIPSFNSTSAAVQDATSLLDPFEIRNMGSSRTLVLINGKRKNQSSLIFTQNTIGKGETGADLSSIPSIAIKKIEILRDGASAQYGSDAIAGVINILLKDKINFTEANANLGLYSKGDGFSQNFNLITGSTFKNGGFLTFSTNFQNNDYAYRNGKVNSYWEAQTFGANQNEVDAYLAQYPDAQNKNAYPKKNSISFLVNTSIPVSERSSLYANASFAVKKVSSFANHRVPYWVSPKNVLNSPDGFTPTFIGDLTDYGATLGYKTKTESDWNIDLSATFGGNKILYTVGNTFNAALGALSPINFKPGGFRFNNIIGNIDVSKRLSDHVALAFGSEARREEYEIYAGDPASYYQTGSISFPGLSQENSGVFSRYNIGIYADAAFDISEATTFNATARFENFSDFGNALVWKVSARQNIIGKKLVARGSVSTGFRAPSLQQVYLSTIQNVFNNGKIVSEGLFNNVGKEAKAIGIPKLDAEKSLNFTLGLGIQPNKNFSITLDGYLIKVYDRILLSSRMSDKATILDPLSSIGVTTVNAASFFINGVDTRTIGLDLVANYRNIDLATGKLALNLAMNMNQSKITKNSDKLNGLNLVAPFNRTEEALATTSRPSLKAVLGIDYTIKKWNLSLNNTLFGKATYANSGMPGANLAWNDPAAGSQSYLRFKPRITTDLTINYNINSKNTINVGVLNIFNILPKWELRNLPSDKTYDEVYNTVTFNGRYQQSSYDAQHFSIFGTQFILGYNIKF